The Sulfurimonas hydrogeniphila genome includes a window with the following:
- the greA gene encoding transcription elongation factor GreA, producing MQNNIEPMTLFGYEKLQAEVKDLKEVKRPGVVKAIEEALEHGDLKENAEYHAAKEQQKSIDNRLAELQEILGNAQIVDPKDLQHTKVSFGSTVVMTNMDTDEEVTYTIVGGCESNPDIGLISFNSPLAKQLLGKEEGDEVKVRLPGGEKEFEIDEVKYQDIVFECKE from the coding sequence ATGCAAAACAACATAGAACCGATGACACTTTTTGGCTACGAGAAGTTACAGGCCGAAGTGAAAGATTTAAAAGAGGTAAAACGACCGGGTGTTGTCAAAGCGATTGAAGAAGCGCTTGAACACGGCGATTTAAAAGAAAATGCAGAGTATCATGCGGCAAAAGAGCAGCAAAAAAGTATAGACAACCGCCTTGCAGAGCTTCAGGAGATTTTAGGAAATGCCCAGATTGTTGATCCTAAAGATCTGCAGCACACCAAGGTGAGCTTTGGCTCAACGGTTGTCATGACAAATATGGACACAGACGAAGAGGTAACCTACACGATAGTTGGCGGCTGTGAGAGCAATCCTGACATAGGGCTCATCTCTTTTAACTCTCCTCTGGCAAAACAGCTTCTTGGCAAAGAAGAGGGTGACGAGGTCAAAGTCCGTCTCCCCGGCGGTGAAAAAGAGTTTGAAATAGACGAGGTGAAATACCAGGATATTGTTTTTGAGTGTAAAGAGTAA
- a CDS encoding hybrid sensor histidine kinase/response regulator: MDEFQEILQDFLVESFELVEKLDEDLVELESRPDDLELLNGIFRVAHTVKGASSFLNFDTLTHLTHHMEDVLNKARHGELSITPDVMDVILESIDLMKALLEKIRDTSSDEGIDVAACVARLDKISNGDLSGLADATAAQEKEEQEPAAAEEETQEEEPDYDNMDPDEIEAEIERLLAQRQAEDRAKREAKIAAGEEVPVMPPEPNEEEPKKEEKQEKKEEVPKAPTPAPVSQNKKASQNASAEDPKAAAPAKRAPATVEQTIRVDVKRLDHLMNLIGELVLAKNRLIKINDDVEERYEGEEFLEELNQVVSIVSLVTTDLQIAVMKTRMLPIGKVFNKFPRMIRDLSRELNKKIELVISGEDTELDKSIVEEIGDPLVHIIRNSCDHGIETPEERLAKGKPEEGTITLKAYNEGNQIVIQIDDDGKGLDPEMLKQKSLEKGIITEKEAEQMSDKEAYTLIFKPGFSTAAAVTSVSGRGVGMDVVKTNIEKLNGIIDIDSEIDKGTSIKLKIPLTLAIIQALLVGVQEEHYAIPLASVLETVRISKDEIYTVEGRSVMRLRDDVLSLVHIGDIFEVERILDASEHAYVVVLGLGTSKLGLIVDILVGQEEIVIKSLGEYLKGIEGIAGATIRGDGGVTLIVDVVALMDMAKETKATQISSSDESAVKEKTKASDYTVMIVDDSKTDRTIMRKALEPMGITLVEASDGQEALNLLKSGDHNIDAMLIDIEMPRMDGYTLASEIKKYNRYKNLPLIAVTSRTSKSDRMRGVESGMVEYITKPYSADYLASVVQRNVNFKPEFL, from the coding sequence ATGGATGAATTTCAAGAGATACTGCAAGATTTTTTAGTTGAATCGTTTGAACTTGTTGAAAAGCTTGACGAAGATTTGGTCGAATTAGAATCCCGTCCGGATGATTTGGAATTGCTAAACGGGATATTTCGTGTTGCACACACCGTGAAAGGGGCTTCATCGTTTTTGAATTTTGACACCTTGACACATTTGACACATCATATGGAAGATGTGCTCAATAAAGCCCGTCATGGAGAGTTGAGTATCACTCCGGATGTTATGGATGTTATTCTGGAGTCTATTGACCTGATGAAAGCACTTTTGGAAAAAATCCGTGACACGAGCAGTGATGAAGGCATAGATGTGGCCGCCTGTGTCGCAAGACTTGACAAAATAAGCAACGGTGACCTTTCAGGACTTGCCGATGCAACAGCAGCACAGGAAAAAGAAGAACAAGAGCCTGCGGCAGCTGAAGAAGAGACTCAGGAAGAAGAACCGGACTATGACAATATGGACCCTGATGAGATAGAAGCTGAAATAGAAAGACTTTTGGCACAGCGCCAGGCCGAAGACAGAGCCAAAAGAGAAGCAAAAATAGCCGCGGGTGAAGAAGTGCCTGTGATGCCACCGGAACCAAATGAAGAAGAGCCGAAAAAAGAAGAAAAACAAGAGAAAAAAGAAGAAGTTCCAAAGGCACCGACTCCTGCTCCTGTTTCACAAAATAAAAAAGCATCGCAAAATGCTTCTGCTGAGGATCCAAAGGCGGCAGCACCGGCAAAACGTGCACCTGCCACGGTTGAGCAGACGATTCGTGTGGATGTCAAAAGACTTGACCATCTGATGAATCTGATCGGTGAACTTGTTTTGGCAAAAAACAGATTGATTAAAATCAATGATGATGTTGAAGAGCGTTATGAGGGAGAAGAATTTTTAGAAGAGCTCAACCAGGTTGTCTCTATTGTTTCTCTTGTAACGACTGATTTGCAAATTGCGGTTATGAAAACGCGTATGTTGCCAATAGGAAAAGTTTTTAACAAATTCCCTAGAATGATCCGGGACCTTTCCCGCGAACTCAACAAGAAGATTGAACTTGTTATCTCCGGTGAAGATACAGAGCTTGACAAATCAATTGTGGAAGAGATCGGGGATCCGCTTGTGCATATTATCCGTAACTCCTGTGACCATGGTATAGAGACGCCAGAAGAGCGTCTTGCGAAAGGAAAACCGGAAGAGGGTACGATTACACTCAAAGCCTATAATGAGGGCAATCAGATTGTGATTCAGATAGATGATGACGGAAAAGGGCTTGACCCGGAGATGCTTAAGCAAAAGTCGCTTGAAAAAGGCATCATCACTGAAAAAGAAGCAGAGCAGATGAGTGACAAAGAAGCATATACACTTATCTTTAAACCGGGATTTTCAACAGCTGCTGCCGTGACAAGTGTATCCGGACGCGGTGTCGGGATGGATGTTGTCAAAACAAACATCGAAAAACTCAACGGTATCATAGATATTGACAGTGAAATAGACAAGGGTACTTCTATAAAACTGAAAATTCCACTGACTCTGGCAATTATTCAGGCACTTCTTGTGGGTGTTCAAGAAGAGCATTATGCCATTCCTTTAGCCTCTGTTCTTGAAACGGTCAGAATTTCAAAAGATGAAATATATACAGTAGAGGGACGTTCTGTAATGCGATTGCGTGATGATGTTCTTTCACTGGTGCACATCGGAGATATTTTTGAAGTTGAGCGTATTTTGGATGCGAGTGAACATGCCTATGTTGTTGTTTTGGGACTCGGAACAAGCAAACTGGGGCTTATTGTAGATATTTTGGTAGGGCAGGAAGAGATTGTTATCAAATCTCTCGGTGAGTATCTCAAAGGTATTGAAGGGATTGCGGGAGCTACCATCCGCGGAGACGGAGGAGTGACACTTATCGTTGATGTTGTGGCGCTTATGGATATGGCCAAAGAGACAAAAGCCACGCAGATAAGCTCGTCAGATGAATCTGCGGTGAAAGAGAAAACAAAAGCGAGTGACTATACTGTAATGATCGTTGATGATTCCAAAACAGACAGAACGATTATGCGAAAAGCACTGGAACCTATGGGGATTACTCTTGTTGAAGCGAGTGACGGACAAGAAGCACTTAACCTCTTGAAATCAGGCGATCACAATATAGATGCAATGCTCATTGATATCGAAATGCCAAGGATGGACGGATATACACTTGCCTCGGAGATTAAAAAATACAACAGATATAAAAACCTTCCGCTTATAGCCGTAACATCAAGAACAAGTAAATCTGACCGTATGCGCGGGGTTGAATCAGGTATGGTTGAGTATATCACGAAACCTTATTCTGCCGACTATTTGGCAAGTGTTGTACAGAGAAATGTTAACTTTAAACCGGAGTTTTTATAA
- a CDS encoding chemotaxis protein CheV, translating into MDEKSLKVGSNEMELVDFRIFKQEKDKVYEGIYGINVSKVREIIRLPKLTELPSTPEFIEGIFDLREVVIPVVNLAKWMGVTEPEDAKKNARVIITEFNNVLIGFIVHEAKRIRRISWSDIEPATFMSSSSGLESNKITGVTKIEGDNVLLILDLESVVQDLGLYEPETDSAPEKIETFSGLAMVLDDSATARKIVKDALMKMGFHVVEAMDGEEGLNKLKDLYETYGDNLADNLKIIISDVEMPRMDGFHFAAKVKEDERFSDIPIVFNSSISDHFSETRGEEAGGEAYLVKFKAGAFFDEVSRIVRAHMKK; encoded by the coding sequence ATGGATGAAAAGTCTTTAAAAGTTGGTTCCAATGAGATGGAACTTGTTGATTTTCGCATATTTAAACAGGAAAAAGACAAGGTTTATGAAGGTATTTACGGTATCAATGTCTCTAAGGTCAGAGAAATTATACGTTTGCCAAAACTGACAGAGCTGCCAAGTACACCGGAGTTCATAGAGGGAATATTTGATTTGCGTGAAGTGGTCATTCCTGTTGTCAATCTGGCAAAATGGATGGGTGTGACTGAACCCGAAGATGCAAAGAAAAATGCCCGCGTTATTATTACAGAGTTTAACAATGTGCTGATAGGCTTTATAGTTCATGAAGCAAAACGCATCAGAAGAATCAGCTGGAGTGATATAGAACCGGCAACTTTTATGAGCAGTTCCTCAGGACTTGAGAGCAATAAAATAACTGGAGTAACAAAGATAGAGGGTGATAATGTTCTTTTAATCCTGGACCTTGAAAGTGTTGTTCAGGATTTGGGACTGTATGAACCTGAAACAGATTCCGCACCGGAGAAAATAGAAACATTTTCAGGTCTGGCAATGGTGCTTGATGACAGTGCAACGGCTCGTAAAATTGTCAAAGATGCATTGATGAAAATGGGCTTTCATGTTGTAGAAGCGATGGATGGAGAAGAGGGTCTTAATAAACTGAAAGATCTCTATGAAACTTATGGAGATAATTTGGCAGATAATTTAAAAATAATTATTTCAGATGTTGAAATGCCAAGAATGGACGGTTTTCATTTTGCGGCGAAAGTCAAAGAAGATGAAAGGTTCAGTGATATTCCTATAGTCTTTAACTCCTCAATCAGTGATCATTTTAGTGAAACAAGAGGTGAGGAAGCCGGCGGAGAAGCTTATTTGGTTAAGTTTAAGGCAGGTGCATTTTTTGATGAAGTATCACGTATTGTACGTGCACATATGAAGAAATAG
- a CDS encoding DsrE family protein, translating into MKLFKKLSTVALLMLLGTGLYAQNSDAEEENDVVKIVYQCDFPDIQRIHLMLNTINNAASYFDKHLIPYEINVVAFGPCLQYMMKDFKGTGFVKMPYCEHGGPTGAGTVSRFKSLKQLGGDNINFFACGNTMKKKHVKDEQLQDYVKKTPAGIIKIVNLQRQGCAYVKIK; encoded by the coding sequence ATGAAATTATTCAAAAAACTCTCAACAGTGGCATTACTTATGTTGCTCGGAACAGGTCTCTATGCGCAAAACAGTGACGCAGAAGAAGAAAATGATGTAGTCAAAATAGTCTATCAGTGTGATTTTCCCGATATTCAACGTATACACCTGATGCTCAATACTATTAATAACGCAGCCAGCTATTTTGACAAACATCTTATTCCGTATGAGATAAATGTTGTCGCTTTTGGTCCATGTCTTCAATACATGATGAAAGATTTTAAGGGCACAGGTTTTGTTAAAATGCCTTACTGTGAGCACGGAGGCCCGACAGGTGCCGGAACAGTTTCACGTTTTAAATCTTTAAAACAGCTTGGCGGAGACAACATCAACTTTTTTGCCTGTGGCAACACTATGAAGAAAAAACATGTCAAAGATGAGCAACTGCAGGATTATGTGAAAAAAACACCTGCGGGCATCATTAAAATCGTTAATTTGCAAAGACAGGGATGTGCATACGTCAAAATTAAGTAA
- a CDS encoding MerR family transcriptional regulator — translation MDYKMSELVAKTGVPKSTILYYIKEGLLPNPVKVKANVHKYNDEHIELIKYIKYMKEEMGSSNEQVKLVLEKKNNSFSSSYTMLAPLMNTLSGIEIHSEHYSKKEFTEHFDIDEELLERLLADGVLMPIGENDYTQKEACIVNLIENCREVGVDYELIKEYVKHARELAKLELKMQEKLCALRDDKNFSALWKIVFDTLFKTKEYIFNRATYKEFYRAIKQELIGT, via the coding sequence ATGGATTATAAAATGTCTGAACTTGTGGCAAAAACAGGTGTTCCAAAATCGACTATACTTTACTATATAAAAGAGGGACTCTTGCCAAATCCTGTAAAAGTAAAGGCAAATGTTCATAAATACAATGATGAGCATATAGAGCTCATCAAATATATCAAGTATATGAAAGAGGAGATGGGTAGCAGTAACGAACAGGTGAAACTGGTTTTAGAGAAAAAAAACAATTCATTTTCAAGTTCTTACACAATGCTGGCACCGCTCATGAATACTTTAAGCGGTATTGAGATTCACAGCGAGCACTACAGCAAAAAAGAGTTTACAGAGCATTTTGATATTGATGAGGAACTCCTGGAAAGGTTGCTTGCTGATGGTGTTTTAATGCCAATAGGGGAGAATGATTATACTCAAAAAGAAGCTTGTATAGTGAATTTGATAGAGAACTGCAGGGAAGTCGGGGTTGATTATGAGTTGATAAAAGAGTATGTAAAACATGCCCGGGAATTGGCAAAATTGGAACTTAAAATGCAGGAAAAACTATGTGCACTGCGAGATGATAAAAATTTTTCTGCTTTGTGGAAAATAGTATTTGATACACTTTTTAAAACCAAAGAGTATATTTTCAACCGTGCAACATACAAAGAGTTCTACAGAGCAATCAAACAGGAACTGATTGGAACATAG
- a CDS encoding UDP-2,3-diacylglucosamine diphosphatase: protein MSPKPVIIQEGAFIVSDAHYSHLRPELLYFLREIHSKNMAVPQLILMGDIFDALFGSIDFTCKQNKEVIALINDISKDTEVVYLEGNHDFNIKNVFPKARVFSIKNQPVKALYQKKKVYLAHGDFDGERLYKLYTSLIRSPFVLFVLKYIDIFSKHAILKNLDSYLSKKNDCQKFTGFREFVQKRLAEKYTCDYFIEGHYHQNISFDTDGFYYINLGAFACNQRYFIVKSAQDIELLEEKKYSREI, encoded by the coding sequence ATGTCCCCTAAACCGGTTATTATCCAAGAGGGTGCGTTTATTGTTTCTGATGCGCACTATTCACACCTGCGTCCGGAACTTTTATATTTTTTACGAGAAATACACAGTAAAAATATGGCAGTACCCCAGCTTATTCTGATGGGAGATATCTTTGACGCTCTGTTTGGGTCTATAGACTTTACATGTAAGCAGAACAAAGAGGTTATAGCGCTTATAAATGATATTTCCAAAGATACGGAAGTTGTCTATCTGGAGGGGAACCATGACTTTAATATAAAAAATGTTTTTCCAAAGGCCAGGGTTTTTTCGATTAAAAACCAGCCGGTAAAAGCATTGTATCAAAAGAAAAAAGTCTATCTTGCACATGGAGACTTTGACGGGGAGAGACTCTATAAACTCTACACATCTTTGATACGAAGCCCTTTTGTTCTTTTTGTTTTAAAGTATATAGATATATTTTCAAAACATGCGATTTTGAAAAATCTTGACAGCTATTTGAGTAAAAAAAATGACTGTCAGAAATTTACGGGTTTTAGAGAATTTGTACAAAAGCGTTTGGCAGAAAAATATACCTGCGACTACTTTATAGAGGGACATTATCATCAAAACATTTCTTTTGACACAGACGGTTTTTACTATATAAATCTGGGTGCTTTTGCTTGCAATCAAAGATACTTTATTGTAAAATCAGCTCAAGACATAGAGTTGTTGGAAGAAAAAAAATACTCTAGGGAGATATAA
- a CDS encoding sensor histidine kinase has translation MIVNEEKFVKKYSLIYTLIVSFILLTPLSLYINHKINLQEVQTEVELKSIQAHIIKAMDNFGNHPQEIFEFPRFASFASGLYKKDFTPVYTQIDEPLPSYMPGYHSKGSHRYLITELPDKKYFFANYLVTKTEISFAPVFFEASLIAFGIITLILLLSFYFLKSFSKPFRRVNEKLDDFIKESMHEINTPLSIINVNVDLFDALYGKNKYFNRIKSATRSLATIYNDMDYLIKQNRVEYKNEPINLYDFLQERVSYFELICQLKEIKLLFTCKVGQPVLFFSTTKLQRVVDNTLSNAIKFSFAKSKIEIKLFHDNELNICLSIQDYGKGIQNPQKILERYYRENEYKNGFGIGMSIVKSIIDEADIHLDIKSEPGKGSIFTYTFKKSMFQSVPV, from the coding sequence TTGATTGTCAATGAAGAAAAATTTGTAAAAAAATACAGTCTTATTTATACACTGATTGTCTCTTTTATACTCCTGACGCCTTTGTCATTGTATATCAATCATAAAATAAACCTGCAGGAAGTGCAAACAGAAGTGGAACTCAAATCCATCCAGGCGCACATCATAAAAGCCATGGACAACTTTGGAAACCATCCTCAGGAGATCTTTGAGTTTCCCAGGTTTGCCTCTTTTGCCTCAGGTCTTTACAAAAAAGATTTTACTCCGGTCTATACACAAATAGACGAACCCCTCCCCTCCTATATGCCAGGATACCATTCCAAAGGTTCTCATAGATACCTCATCACAGAACTCCCGGATAAAAAATACTTTTTTGCAAACTATTTGGTCACAAAAACAGAAATCTCTTTCGCTCCTGTTTTTTTTGAAGCCAGCCTCATTGCCTTTGGAATCATTACGCTCATCTTGCTGCTCTCTTTTTATTTTTTAAAAAGCTTTTCAAAACCCTTCAGAAGAGTCAATGAAAAGCTCGATGATTTTATCAAAGAGTCTATGCATGAAATCAACACCCCTTTGAGCATCATCAATGTAAATGTTGACCTTTTTGATGCGCTTTACGGCAAAAACAAATATTTCAACCGCATAAAATCAGCAACACGCTCTCTTGCCACCATTTACAATGACATGGATTATCTCATAAAACAAAACAGAGTTGAATACAAAAATGAGCCCATTAACCTTTACGACTTTTTACAGGAGCGTGTCTCTTATTTTGAACTTATCTGCCAGTTAAAAGAGATAAAACTTCTCTTTACATGTAAGGTAGGACAACCTGTACTGTTTTTCAGCACAACTAAACTGCAAAGAGTCGTTGACAACACACTTTCCAATGCCATAAAGTTTTCATTTGCAAAAAGTAAAATAGAGATAAAGCTTTTCCATGACAATGAACTGAATATATGTCTGAGTATCCAAGATTATGGAAAAGGCATCCAAAACCCGCAAAAAATTCTCGAACGCTACTACAGGGAAAATGAATATAAAAACGGGTTTGGCATAGGTATGAGCATCGTCAAATCAATCATAGATGAAGCCGATATACATCTTGATATAAAATCCGAACCGGGAAAAGGAAGCATATTTACCTATACCTTTAAAAAGTCTATGTTCCAATCAGTTCCTGTTTGA
- a CDS encoding response regulator transcription factor, translating to MKILLLEDETILKESIEEFLSSKDYTVDSFENSSDAFDAIFCKEYDLLLLDVNVPGEFDGFSLRKELGDEGKNIPTIFVTSMSSADAMLQGYANGCCDYIKKPFDLIELQLRVQHALKSNCFKTDSDMLQLPCDYRYDVNNRKLIGISGEIQLSKTENDILTLFIKHRNQIVTFEMLYEEIWENNVEAANARVQINNLRRKLPKDVIENIYGIGYRLDCQ from the coding sequence ATGAAAATACTTTTGCTCGAAGATGAGACAATTTTAAAAGAGAGCATTGAAGAATTTCTCAGCTCAAAAGACTATACAGTAGACAGTTTTGAGAACAGCAGTGATGCTTTTGATGCCATTTTTTGCAAAGAGTATGACTTGCTCCTTCTGGATGTCAATGTCCCCGGAGAATTTGACGGATTTTCTTTAAGAAAAGAACTCGGAGATGAGGGAAAGAACATTCCTACAATTTTTGTCACTTCCATGTCAAGTGCCGATGCAATGCTGCAGGGGTATGCAAACGGCTGTTGTGACTATATTAAAAAGCCTTTTGATTTAATCGAATTACAGTTAAGAGTACAACATGCCCTAAAATCCAACTGTTTTAAAACCGACAGTGATATGCTCCAACTTCCCTGTGACTACCGGTATGATGTTAACAACCGAAAACTTATCGGTATATCGGGAGAGATTCAACTGAGCAAAACAGAAAATGATATTCTTACTCTGTTCATCAAACACAGAAACCAGATTGTCACTTTTGAAATGCTGTATGAAGAGATCTGGGAGAACAATGTTGAAGCTGCCAATGCGAGAGTGCAGATAAACAACTTAAGAAGAAAGCTGCCAAAGGATGTCATTGAGAATATTTACGGCATAGGATACCGGCTTGATTGTCAATGA
- a CDS encoding cache domain-containing protein translates to MKLYQKYLAVILLMLVIFIGYFYTQNKQEFTDRVHTVLLNILNKQIENEKARAFNFAFALSQNETLQRALKNNDAKKAYEILQTHMKALETFSGSKIRIQILSKDITIFARSWDNSDAGVNVKAYRPDLVEMKKTLSPHLSYEAARRLVLIASIPIVENKKCLGFVEVIQRFASLEKYFAQYDIDMIALLDDKYQNQSVLLKNNPRIANMIVANNGANINHIQNLRRLDLNKLESLGSVQTEEYLYISKVILNSKAERIGYFILILSQEKLKLFSSFENELESFFSYSRKDLYSTIVNKDKAFDPYTDLTAKELVSLKKCTTQKDRACLEKNLRNKLNRYTKEELISLLLDANSQKISRGKIK, encoded by the coding sequence ATGAAACTCTATCAGAAATATCTCGCTGTAATATTGTTAATGCTGGTAATTTTTATAGGCTACTTCTATACACAAAACAAGCAGGAGTTTACTGACAGAGTGCATACTGTTTTACTCAATATTTTAAACAAACAGATAGAAAATGAAAAGGCACGGGCTTTTAATTTTGCCTTTGCCCTCTCTCAAAACGAAACACTCCAGCGTGCGCTTAAAAACAATGATGCAAAAAAAGCCTATGAAATTCTCCAGACACATATGAAGGCACTTGAAACTTTCAGCGGTTCAAAAATCCGTATTCAGATTCTTTCAAAAGACATTACTATATTTGCACGCAGCTGGGATAACAGTGATGCGGGTGTCAATGTCAAAGCCTACCGTCCTGACTTGGTAGAGATGAAAAAAACACTCAGCCCGCATCTCTCCTATGAAGCGGCAAGACGGCTTGTGCTTATCGCTTCTATTCCTATTGTAGAGAACAAAAAGTGTCTCGGGTTTGTGGAAGTTATTCAACGTTTTGCTTCCCTTGAAAAATATTTTGCCCAGTACGATATAGATATGATTGCACTCCTCGATGACAAATACCAAAACCAGTCCGTACTGCTAAAAAACAATCCTCGGATTGCCAATATGATAGTGGCAAACAACGGAGCAAACATCAATCACATTCAAAATCTCCGCAGACTGGACTTGAATAAACTTGAAAGTCTGGGTTCTGTGCAGACCGAAGAGTATCTCTACATATCAAAAGTCATTCTCAACTCCAAAGCAGAACGTATAGGTTACTTTATACTTATACTTTCACAAGAAAAACTCAAACTTTTCAGCAGTTTTGAGAATGAACTTGAAAGCTTTTTCAGCTACTCAAGAAAAGATCTTTATTCTACTATTGTCAATAAAGACAAAGCTTTTGACCCTTATACCGACTTAACAGCAAAAGAGCTTGTTTCACTGAAAAAATGCACAACACAAAAAGACAGGGCCTGTTTGGAGAAAAATTTACGTAACAAACTCAACAGATACACAAAAGAAGAGTTAATATCCCTCTTGCTGGATGCCAACTCTCAAAAAATTTCAAGAGGAAAGATAAAATGA
- the argC gene encoding N-acetyl-gamma-glutamyl-phosphate reductase, which translates to MQNKSKINVGVVGATGYTGLELVKMLIKHPFFHLAYIANSEGGTTINKLHPSLNGVCEDEVQKADIDAMALTCKLVFLALPHKTAMAYVKPLLEKGIKVVDLSADYRLPQDIYEAFYCPHTDPKNLEHVVYGLPELNREAIKSAKLVANPGCFPTSAILGLLPFMDKRITDTPIIIDAKTGVSGAGKKLSEVTHFVNVNDNLFAYNPLLHRHAPEIADKLNISFDKISFVPHLVPVTRGMISSIYIQVSDDFDALDVVEEFYKNDVHVRVSSVPVDMKNVAGTNFCDIYAQRKGNILFISSSIDNLMRGASSQAVVNANLMMGIDETTAIPDIAYVP; encoded by the coding sequence ATGCAAAACAAGAGTAAAATAAATGTAGGCGTGGTCGGGGCAACAGGCTACACAGGGCTGGAACTTGTCAAAATGCTCATAAAACATCCTTTTTTTCATTTGGCATACATCGCAAACTCTGAAGGCGGAACGACCATAAACAAGCTCCATCCTTCTTTAAACGGTGTGTGCGAAGATGAGGTGCAAAAAGCAGATATTGATGCAATGGCGCTTACATGTAAACTGGTTTTTTTGGCACTGCCGCATAAAACAGCAATGGCTTACGTCAAGCCGTTGTTAGAGAAGGGTATCAAAGTTGTTGACCTCTCAGCTGACTACAGACTGCCGCAGGATATTTATGAGGCATTTTACTGTCCCCATACAGACCCAAAAAATCTGGAACATGTTGTCTACGGACTCCCTGAACTCAATCGTGAAGCGATAAAGTCTGCAAAACTGGTTGCAAATCCGGGATGTTTCCCTACATCCGCGATATTGGGACTGCTTCCGTTTATGGACAAACGTATTACGGATACACCGATTATAATTGATGCAAAAACAGGAGTGAGCGGAGCAGGCAAAAAGCTCAGTGAAGTGACACATTTTGTGAATGTCAATGACAATCTTTTTGCCTACAATCCTTTGTTGCACAGACATGCTCCCGAAATTGCAGACAAACTGAATATCTCTTTTGACAAAATCAGTTTTGTACCGCATCTGGTTCCTGTGACGCGGGGTATGATAAGTTCGATTTATATACAGGTCAGTGATGATTTCGACGCCCTGGATGTTGTAGAAGAATTTTATAAAAATGACGTACATGTAAGGGTGAGTTCTGTGCCGGTGGACATGAAAAATGTTGCCGGAACAAATTTCTGTGACATCTATGCCCAAAGAAAAGGCAATATACTTTTTATATCTTCAAGCATAGACAACCTGATGAGAGGAGCATCTTCTCAGGCCGTTGTCAACGCCAATCTGATGATGGGCATTGATGAGACGACGGCGATACCAGATATAGCCTATGTCCCCTAA
- a CDS encoding PAS domain-containing protein translates to MAEIHLDTKAFLVSETDTKGIIRFANDEFCHYAGYSVDELVGKPHNIVRHPDMPRAAFKDLWDTIKSGKRWRGFVKNKAKNGDYYWVFATVYPFTSCDGQPGYISCRRTVSEMEKEKYEKIYKEMRAKERHNG, encoded by the coding sequence ATGGCTGAAATACATTTGGATACCAAAGCTTTTTTGGTCTCAGAAACAGATACGAAAGGGATTATCCGTTTTGCCAATGATGAGTTTTGTCATTATGCCGGATACAGTGTTGATGAACTTGTTGGCAAACCGCATAATATTGTCCGTCACCCAGATATGCCGCGTGCCGCTTTTAAAGATTTGTGGGATACGATAAAAAGCGGGAAGCGATGGCGGGGCTTTGTAAAAAACAAGGCAAAAAACGGTGACTACTATTGGGTTTTTGCCACGGTTTACCCCTTTACCTCCTGTGACGGGCAACCGGGTTATATCTCCTGCAGAAGAACAGTTTCAGAAATGGAAAAAGAGAAATATGAAAAAATTTATAAAGAGATGAGAGCAAAGGAGCGCCACAATGGTTAA